From the Zymoseptoria tritici IPO323 chromosome 2, whole genome shotgun sequence genome, the window TGGACCAGACTATACAGCTTCACATGTGGGTGAGTGAGCGCTGTTCTCAGAAGATGCTGATCCCACTCACCAGCGTCGACACATTCTCCACCCGATTGATATGATCCTTATCCCTCGCCATGAGACTATTGAGCTTCTGCCACGTCAAATCCACCCACTGCCGAAGTTCCGCGTGGACTTCCGATTGGGCATCGTTCGGCACCgcagcggagaggaggatctcGTGAGTATACTTCAAGCCCAGCTGTATCGCAGCGTGGTAGCTTTTCCAGAATTCATACCTCCCTTTCCGACTCACCTGATCCCGACGACAGCTCGCGAGGAGGTCAGAGAGTTGAATCCAAGAGTCTTGCTGATCAGACTCGGACCCAACATCCACAAGGGATTCCGATGTGGCCTCTCTACTCATCTGCGTCATAGTATGTTCGAGAGTCTGAAGCCGGCTTTTGATCGAATTCCGCCTTTCGATCCCCATGTTCAAGACGGTTTCGAACATGATACAGGGAATCACCATCGGGTGGAAAGAGTATTGCTGGAGGGATTGGAGGTCGTCTACGAGGTGTTGGCCATTCAGCTTTTGATCGAGACTGCAGAAGACTGCGGTATCCATGGTTGAAGCGCGGtgggagagggcgagggacCAGTCGCCTTGTTTCATTGTGCAGTAGACGATTAGTTGAAAGGCTATTGCGTCGCGCTTGGCATCATTGGTGATGTGGGCTTGAGCTGTGGAGAGGAAGCCGTCGGCGATTTGGAGGTACGATCCGGGGAGGTTGAGAGTCTCGAAGATGGTGTTcagggaggcggcggaggcgaaaggaagggaatcggGTTTACCGCTGGTATGTGGCGGTCGGCTTCGTTGGAGGAGTAGACGAAGCCGGCTACCAGGACCGTTGCAGCCGTTCAGCCCTGACGTGAATGTCGGAGGGAGATGATCTTTCTCCTCGCATGCGGACTGATGCACTTCCTCGTGCGAGCTCTTGAGATCCTGAAGGCTCAAGATCAGTTCAGAGTGTACTCGAGAAGCTAAGGATGCTTACCGTGTCCGAGTGAAAGATGTGGAGTTCGGAGTCCTGCGCAGCGAAGCGGCCTTCTTGAGCGGCTTGAAGTAGCGTTCGATGCTGCAGTCGTTCCATGACACCAGGACGATTAGTTGAAGAAGTCTCTTAGTTGAATCATGAAAACATCTCCACGCTTTTGAGGCCTTCGGCGGGCGACGATGCATCTTGAAAACGATGTTCTGCATGGCGGAGTCAATCGCTGTGGCTATAGGAAGCGATGAGCTCCTGCAGGTGTGCCTGGGGAGCTCCGGTGTGCATGTACTATGCACACTGCTGTCACGCGTGCGACGGGTGGACAAGCGAGAGGCCATTGTGGCGCCAGACTGTCAGCGAGAGGCCGCGAGTTGCGTTTGAGCATGCAATAAACATTACTTGCGACGGCGCACGCACGGTCACAGAGGCGGCGCTCCTGGACACTTCCCTCGAATACCACTCCGACCACTCGCTTGATGATCGGGAAGCTTTGCAGCAGCCACTCTAATACGTCGCCACGGGCTCGCCTCTTCAGTGACAACCAACGCTGAGCCAAGAAGACCATCCTCCCACCAGAGACACAATGAAAGCTCGTCATCGACCGTTCAATCCAGTAGTAGTCTTTGCCCTCGCGGGCTCTTTTAGCGAACGACAAGCACTCAGCCAGCTCTCAACAGCATCGATGGTCATCACTTTCGGTCGCGCATGTTGATGAACCTCTCGAAGATGACCCTCGAACTCCTCTTGGCTGTCGAACCCGGAGACTTTCAATTCTCCACAATGATCCGAAAAGCACGTCCACTGCGCCGCGTGCGTATTGTTGGGCCATTTACACGGCACCTTCCAAGCAAAGCCATGATCCGACACGGCATGGCGCCGTAGCTCGCCGCGAGACTTGAAAGGTGGTGCCCGGCAAGGTCGGTCTGTACCCAGGATTTTCTCGCTGCAGCAGTATATCAGATGCAAAGCCTTGCGTTCCCAGCGTTCGGTCCTTGCTCGCTTGGTCCGAGTGTCGACAAGTGTCTTTGCACACTCCCTAAGGCTTTCTGCTGCTTCGTGGTCGAGTTCAAGATATTGATCGATGATGTTCTCCATGCGATGCTTGGTCTCGGAGCCATCTGATCCTCTCCACTCACCCAACTTGATGTTGCCGAGCTCGTGATCGAGCCCCAGCGGTGCGTCGAATCGAATATACCGAATCTCGAGGTCGCCgtttctctgctctaggcGAGACTCAAATTCCTGGTGCTGCACGTGGGAGTTCAGTTGATTCTTCTTGAGAGTCTTGACAGCGGCAGAGAGGTTGGAAATCTCGTGCGGGATGACTCTGTGGAACAGCCCTGTGGTGTGTCCGCGGTCGGACTTCTGACCTGTACCAATCGAAATAATGAGTTTGGGCTGATGCCGCCAGTGCATCTGTTCGACCTCCTTCAGGGCAAGTTCGACGGGATTGTTCCACTTTGCCATTGCGCCGTCTTCGTACACATCACCGCCGTATTTGATCTCTGAGAAGTAGCCTGGTGCAGCACTGGTCGCGCGACCCGCTACCCAAAGTGGTGCATTAGATGCTGGTCCAGGATTGCTGTGTCGGCTTGCTCTATCGTTCCGACCAGATCTGGTCTCTGGGGGTGCGTGGTCGTAGCTACGGAACAGAAATTCCTTCTTGACTTTGAACCCACCGTGGGCCACGACGACACTGAACATTTCGTCAGCCCTTGCACAGGAGAAGGCAATATCGTGACTTACGTGCGCGCTACGTCGGAGCTCTCGGTCCTCATGAGCACTTTGTCCGCTCGAGCCTTGACATCTGTATCCTCGATTTCATTGTTGGTCTCCCGGGGTTGGATCCGCTGAACGACATCCTGCTGAGTGGCCCGCTGAAGCGCCGCGTCCATCAACTTCGAGCTGAAGCGAGGTCGAATCACACCAAATCGTGTGTAAGTCCGGCCTTTCTGGAATACCGTGCTGCCGACGTCGTTGTAGTTCTTCATGGCCTGTGTAACGTCCATCTGCAAGCGACCAAGCATTATGGCGCTCAATCTACGACACGTCAGTTGAGATTAGCTTCAGGATACTGCGAGATACCTCCCCTCCGGTACTGGTGCCCACAAAGTAGTCAATATAGTGATGAGGCAGAAAAGACATCCTCCACTCTTCCGGAATGGCATTCTTCCCTCGCTCATCTAGGTTCCAGCTATAGGCAGCGCTACAAGCTCGAGGTGCCTCGCCATCTTGGAATCCGGGTTCTTGGGCTCGATGCATGTCGAAGCTCAGCGTCGCCATCTCAATGTGTCGCACTTGCTCCATGATCTTCTTGAGAAGATACAAAGATGCATATCCGCGGACACCGCCTCCATCTACGTTTCCGCATCAGCACTCCCCTTGAAGTAATAAAACCGTGCTACCGTGGTTGTGGCTACTCACCTAGAGATAATATGATCTTGCGGGACCACGGACTATCGGCGTTTGAATCTGAGTTGCGTGAGCTCTCCCATTCCGGCCATACTTGAGTTCTGCTGGTGTTTGAAAGCGTAGGAGACTCGCGTTGCTGGGTGTGATTTGACGCCATACCAGAGATTGAAAGGTCCAATCGCGCTCCGCTCTGATCTAGCGTGGCCTGTGCAACGATTTATGAGAGTGCTGCAGCTCCATGCAACGAACTGCTGCGACAGAGTCGCAGCCGTGGACTCGCCAGATTAATTTCGCTTGCCTATGCATTATCGGTACGAAACATGCGTTCGCGAGCTGCTACATTTTTGGATGATTCTAAGCCTCCAACTTGTGGCCGAAACGGGCATTGTCGGCCGTGTATGCTCGCCGAGGTGCAGGTCGGCCAGTATCCCGATGTTTATATGAATGGCGATCCATCGCGATACTGGCCAGTGTCCTAGTGAATGTCTGTGAGCAAGCGCGTGTACTCCTGCTGCTTACTGCGGAGCTCGTGATAAGATGTAGTGGGGTGTGGCAGCCTTCGCTAAATTGTCTGGGGCTCAGCCTGATGGCTCAGCCTGGCCGTTCCGCTCGAAACGGGTTGTGTTCTTCGATCCTTCGATCCTTCCGTCGCAGCGTCGCAATGACCATGCCGCAGCTAGCCTCATGCCGGACAAACTCGGTCAGCTAATCAGTTCTCGCCACGTGTCCATCGTTCAGACCTACGTTGACCTCACTTGATAGGCACGTTGGCCAGGCCATCTGTTGGCGATTTACCGACTTTTGAGACCTTTGCAGACAGCCAGATCGGTATGGCGCGATGTCTGCGACATAACTGAGCTCGAGCACTGAGCagaggaaggcggcgaaTGTCCACACCCACGCGAATATCATATCGGAGCGTCATCCGCATCTTAGCTGCAAGCGAGCAGTGCTCAGATGCGGGACTTCCATGCCAGGGATCGCACGCGAGGTGCAGGAAGATCACACGCGACCTCCACTTGTCAAGCTGTCTTTCGCGGAGCCGGTGTGGgacaacagcaacagccgCAAATGCAAAACAACGACAACGCTCTGGAATAGCGCGTGATATCGTTAGGAACGACTTACGAAGCGTGAAGTCTAGTTTCAGTACCGGAGAAACGTCGTTTCCGAACGCTGCCAACGTCCTGAATTGTTCGGCCAGGGCTGCACGCTGGAAAACGCCTCTTTCGCAGGCTAATCATCCGCCCTGTCGCTGAGGGGTCCAAGCCGCTTGCAAGTTGGTCTTGAGGATCTTGATATCGTGTGCCGACAATCTGACAGCTTCCTCGCTTACCAAGTCTTGCGTGACTGTGAGGGCTCGTGATCCGTTTCGCGAAGATATGTGGGCGGCCGCTTGCCACACTGATTCATAACCCCTGCGAGCTTACCGGGCGGCTTCGGCCATTTCGATCTTCCCTCGGCCCCATGGTACCCGCGCGCGCCTCATATATGTGAGGAAGAATTCCTTTTCCTACATGTGTTGTCCATGGAGGCCTCCCATTGACATTGTCGTAAACCACTCTCGCTCCGTCGAAATCGTTGACTTCGACGAAGAGCTATACGCTATGCAGCACTCCCAATGCATTTTAGTGTACGTCATGGCCGACCACAGCGTCTCGCTTGAACCCGTCGCTCTAGTAAAACGTCAGTCAGAACAATGCACTGCAAGCAGATGAATCCAGCTGATGTTTCCAACCAGATCTCGAGCCATTGAAACGAGGAAGGATATCCCGAAAACCATGGATCTCTGAGCAGCGCATCAAAGCCCCGAACGACAAATTTCGAGATGAGAAACCCAGCTCCAAGGTCGAGGACGATCAGCAATATATGTCGACCTTGGTGTTCAAGAACATCGCGAAGAACATGGGTTGGAAGCGTCTGACGGGCCAGGTCACGGAGTACCAGGTATACGAGGATCCTCTTCTTTGATGGGTGAGGATCAGTGGTCGGGATATGGTGGCGTTCGGGTGTATTAGATTGCGGCGATTGAGCGACTATTGTTATGGATGTCGGCGTTCTTGCGTGGATGGCGACCTTACGAAATGGATTCGATACTCGTCTGCGTAGCAAATGTTGGACCAGTCTCCTCTTGTTGTGAGCATTTCACATCGTCAGCAGGTCGTATTAATCAACAATTCCGCGGGCAGACCAGTGAGCGTGCTTCGATCAGACCATGACTGCAGGTGGTACTCCAAGGTCTTCCATCGGCGCAGTCTTTGTCACCTGGCTTGAAGGGCGGATGCTCTTTCATGCCTTGTGGCTGATCTTGTCGCGGCAATAGTTCGCCATCGATGTTCCAATCTTGAACGCGTTTGGTCAACAGGTGAGACCCGATCCGTTATATGTCGAATGCTCGCGGGGCGGCCTCCTTCAGATCACTCGTGCTTCGCATATGCAACTTGCATGCAGGAGCCACGAGCAAGCTGACAAGTACTTCGTAGAAGCCGGACTTGTCTTGGCATCAAAAACGCCTCGGTCCAGTCGTGTCGATCATCCCAGCCTCCGCAATCACATTCACAAGCCAGGGTCATCCATCGTGAATCGAGCTGGGAATAACAGTTCGCAACGGTGAACCAACGTCTTTTTCGCGAAGCACCAAAACACCGAGTCGCGTCCGCTGACTCTCGATTGCCATAACGCTGCTGGTCAGATGTGGCACCTCGTCCGGTAGCACGAGAACACAAACACCGAAACAATGTCGTCCTCATCACGGCGCTCAAGCAGCTCAAACATCAGCAACATCTCCAAAGGCGGTCGGATCGATCCCATCACACGAACCGCATTACGATATACCATTTCTCCAAGAGAGTACGAGCTCCTCCACGCATACCTCATCTCTCGCGCGCCGGCAAAAGTCCAGAAGAAAACACCGAGTCCACCACGATATGAGAAGATTACGGCGAGCAGttcggagggaggagattaCAATACAGCTGCCGTACGAGCGGCACTGCGGGTCTTTGTTGGGTTGTACTCCGTGTTGAAGGGAATCGAAGTCGTAACAGGAGCTATTGCGAAGCGAAGAGGTGGAGCTGCAAAGACTGTGAATGCGGCAGCAGTCGGTCCACCACGATATAAGAATGCCAGGGTTGCGCTGTCATTCTCTTCGATCCTGCTCTTCCACAGACTGTTGCATCGTTTCTTCTTGCGAATACGTACCTCACTGCAAGAAGACAATGCTGCGCCATTCCGAAGACGGAATCCCGGCATCACCAAGGCCCTCACATCAAAATACACACCTGCTCTAGGCGCATCTCTCGCTGGattcctcctcggcctctCACCCTCCGACCAAATGCGAGTGACCATCGCCATCTACGCCCTTTCACGCAGTCTCGAGTACGGCTACAACGCACTCGCCGAGAATGGCTACATCTGGGGCAAAGACAGCGAGTCCCGTCCGTGGTGGTTCGGAAGCTGGATGCTCGTCCCCTTCACCTGCGGGCAACTCCTCCACGCCTtcgtcttcgatcgagactGCTTTCCCGAAGCCTTCGGCGCCTTCATCCTCAAGCGCAGTCCCGAATACATCCAAATCCGACCCGCCAACTATCCTTCCAACAAACCCTGGCCACACaccttcgacatcgtcgaCGGCCTCGCTGAAATCAGCAAGCTCAAATGGCCACCGTTCGTCTCGCCAATCCTCTTCCCAAACAACAAACAGACTCTGCCTGGCTCAATCGCCGTTCAACGTCTCGCTCCAATCACCGCTCCCGCCCACCCAGGTACTAAGCACACCTCCTGCGccatcctccaccctcacGATCCCTCCTGCGCCCGCACATACCTCAAATACTGGATCACAGCATTTCCAGCCATCGCCAAATTCTTCACACTATTCTACGGCGCCTTCGCTCTCCTGGGGTACAAATCTCTCATCGCGGCTCCCGCGCCCTTCCTCAACCGCGTCAGCAAGCGCATTCTCGCCATGTCTATATTCGTCGCCGGTTCGATCGGTACATCCTGGGGCTCGATTTGTCTATTCCACACCTTTCTTCCTCGAACCACACTCCCGACACAACGCTGGTTCCTCGGTGGATTCCTGGGAGGGATGTGGGCTTTCGTGGCAAGGCATAGAGAGCGGGACAACTTCATGTACAGTTTGCGAATGAGCGTGGACAGTTTGTGGAAGGTGGGAAAGAAGCACGGCTGGTGGAGGGGCGTCAAGAATGGAGACGTGCTTGTGTTTGTGGCCAGTCTGGCGCTGGTTGATTTTGTCTATGAGAAGAATCCGGGCGCGGTGCAAGGAAAGGTGATCCGGAAGGGCATGGGTATGTTGAGAGGAGACGGTTGGGTTGATCGCGCTGAAGCTgtgaaggaggtggaggaagaggaagagaagaaacTCCAGTGAGGACCTGGGGATTGAATTCTACGGGAATATAGGTTGTATGGTGAATGCTGCTAGGAAGTGTAGAGTTGGATCTTGGAAGAATTGTGATACCCAAATTGTACTTAATGTGTACGACGGCAGAGAAAGATGGTGACTCTGAACTCGCCATCAATGGCTACTGGTAGAAATGCCTCGTTGTCATTTCGTCGCCGTTCCCATCCGCTTGCATGTGATAATCGAGCCTGCGCAACTTCCTCCCGGTGCCAGCTCCGGCCCGTCGATCCGCAAAGCTTCAAGTCCAAGCTCCATCGGACCTCACTTTCACTATCGCCATTGCCGGAACGATATATATCACCGCGCCGTCACATCCATGATGTCTCAATAACGCGCAACGGCTGACACGAATTCGAGTTCAACGGCGGCCGGCCTTTCGCAGCCAATGGAGGATAACATCATCGTGGCACGTGGAAACACAGCCGACAAGGAACCGACACCCAGCAACACAGCTAATCGCTCGAGCTCGGTGCTGTCGGACGCGCCATTGACGGACGAAGGGGAGGGTCAGAGTACCGTCGGAGCCACGCAAGATGACGGACCAAGTGCGGAGACTGTGAATGGTGTTTCTCACAATGCACAAGGCGAGCAGAATGGCGACTTCGCAACACCGACGAGAGGAGGGATGGGCGTAGGAAGAGGTAGAGGTGGTGGAAGACCAAGAGGCAAAGGCAAAGGAGGAGGACTCGCAGGAAGTGGGCTCCTATCCAACGGCGGCACACCTGATGGCAGTACACAAACTCCCACCCCAGGCAAAGCCCGCGGCCGAGGACGAGGCGGCGGCCGCCCACGCGGAAAAGGTAAAGGCTCCGCCCGTTCCAACAAACGCAAGcgtgacgacgacgacgaagactcCGACTCGGCGTCCTCTATCTCCAGCGACGAAGTCACACCCATTGCCACAATGACCAAATCCGGACGCTCCGTGCAAAAGCCCACGTCCTTCGtgcctccaccacctgcCTCGCCCATGGCGCCCGCCACGAAACGCAAACGCGTCTTCACCCGCCGTAACCCTGAGTCCGCCGTGTGCAAAGTCTGCTTGCGAGGTACTAGTCCTACCAGCAATATGATTGTTTTCTGCGACGGGTGCAATTCGCCGTATCATCGATATTGTCATCAGCCGGCGATCGATCAGAGTGTGATAGATGTGGTGGATAAGGAATGGTTTTGTCGGAGGTGTGAGGTTGAGAGGGAGGTACCGGTGCCGGAGGGAGAGATCAGTGGGTTCGTGGCTGTGGAAGGGGTGGGTGCTGAGCAGGTGAGTTTTGTTGATGTGATGGGGTGGATGAGTGGTGTGCTAATGAGTGATGACAGCGACAACAATACTTCTCCAGTCTTCCTTCGGGGTTATTGGtcaccctcctcaccaaAGCGACGACACTCCAACCCACCCTTCCTGTCTTCGCACCCGACTTCGCCGCTCGCATCCTGCATCCCACGTCCACCGCCAACCCTACCGCACCACCCACAAACGGCGTCCCACCGAAACCTCCGAGCCCGAAACGACTACCACCATATTCctaccatcctcctcccagACCGAACGGCGTCCGCGCTCCCGACCCACCCACAGAATCCTACTACGGTCCGGATGTGCATCCGAGGAACTACCCGAGGCCAGGACAGGGATTGATGAAGACGTTACCGCAGGatagagaggaggaggggagactggtggaggaggatcggTTTGGAGTGTTTACGCATTTTTGGAAGCCGGATGAGAGGATTgaggaggcggcgaaggcggctGGGCCGGGAAATGGTGGAAGCGGAGGCGCGGGTGCGAGTACGAATGGAGGTGccggtggcggtggtgataCTACTGCTGGTGCTGCCGCTCCTACCAATGGTGGTGCTTCAGCTGCAGGTCCTACTTCCCATCCTGGCGCTACAGTGAATGGTGGAGGTGGCAGTGGCGGTGtaagatgaggaagaggggtGTTCGGCGTGCGAGTGtcggacgaagaaggcgagacGACGAGGCTTCCGCAAGGCGGATCGCTGTGATGCTACGGTGCAGAGATCGCACAGCATTCGGCATTTTTGTTGTAAGTTGAACATGATACCACGAAAGCTTCCAGTGAGCATCGATCACTTCACACTTGACGGTAGCTTTCAGAACATGGTCAACGTTGGTCCACTCCGGCGCACAGGCATCGCAGTATAGAAAATCTTGGAGCCTGGTGGTTCAGCGTTCGGCTTGGAGAGAGCTGTAATCGATTCGCTCTTTCGGCACTGGGAATGTCTCTCCGGGGAACATGCATCATAGTAGCACATGGTGGACGTGAATGGCTCAGAACTCGGCAGCTGAAGGGAAGCGTCGGATTGAATTTCGCTCGTGACGTTCCTGCCTCACGCCGTTTGTCACGGACGCTCCCGCGCAAGCTCAGTCGCTTTACTTCCTCCCGTCTCCATCTCTCCACCGAGACTGTCCCCACAACCACCATCAACCCAGTCATGGCGACCGAAGCCATGGATACCGAGCCGGACATCCCCACAGAGAGCCTACCAGACGAAAAGATAATCGACGATGGAGACTTACTCATCGACTGCTGCGACAAGTCAGGTGGAAAATTCCTGGTGTCCTCTGCCACCATAAAAAGAGTATCGCCGGTCTTCAAGGCTATGCTGGGGCCGCATTTCAAGGAAGGGCAGTCGAAAACTCTGCCGCTGGAGGTCGAATGTCCGGAGGATGATTGGGCTGGCATGCGGTTGATGCTTCAGCTCCTGCATAACTGCGCGAGTTGCGTCGACGGAGAGATACCGAAGCGCGAGGCCCTTGAGTGTTTCACTGATATGGCCATCCTGGCGGACAAGTATCAGTGCATTGAAGCACTGTCACTCCAGGTCGATGGCGTGCTATAAAATGCATCAGGCTTAAGGCCGACCGATCGCAACAGGCTCTACTGCCTCGCAGTCGCCGCGTACCTTCTTAAGAAGTCAAAACATTTCTACGTCTTCACCAAACGACTCGTTCTCGAGCAGACAAAGCTATTCCACAACATCCACGAGCGCTATGTACCAGGCATTGGTGATGTCCTAGGCTTTCGCTTCATACGTGAGTCGAGACCTGATGCTGTTGCATGATCACCCGAAGCTAATGCAGTCCCAGTCGAGCTTGAGACCCAGCGTACTGCGGCCATTTTGTCTGTCAGCGAAGAAGTTCGTGACATGGCCAAAGCCGGGTGCCCCCTTCCCGGGTGTAGGGAAGAGATCATAAGCGACACGTTCTTAACACTTCTCCGTGACGAACTCGACCTCGAGTTTCCTTGGCCACCAACCTTCGGCCCACACGGTGAGTCAGTCGGACAGGTTCTCCGCGGAATCAAATCTGCCGGCCCCGTGGAGGTGGGCACGTTGGCTTGCAGACACGGCAATCGGTCACCAACTGTCACCAAGCATGCATACCAATTAAAAAGCTTCGCAACAAAAGCTTATGAAAGCTTGGGCGGGATGTGTATCGACTGCGTCAAGAAAGGCTGCTACAAGACGGGAGTGTGCAAAGAGGTTGGTCATGCCACGTTCCACAAGAGTAATGAGTGCGAACTTTGATCAAGGGGTTCTGTTGAGTCGAGACGAAGACGGCCGGCGATGCTCTCCGAGCTTCGAACAGACTGTGGTActggagaggaaggcggcCGTATCGGCGAGAGGCAGTAAGTGAAACACAGTTCTTCTCATGCATATCAGTTTCACCGTTCTTTCTTTATCGGAAGAGCCCGGGTCCATTCcggcgagaagaagatctCCATTGCCTGCAATACTGCTGTGGTAACGACGAGGGGGGAGGGGGGAGGGAGGCATGTATGGCAGCGAAAGTTTGCACGTGAAACGAGATGCTCATATGCAAGTCTCATGCTTCTATTTCATCATGCCCCGTTTGTGTTTGCCACGGACGGTCCCGTGCAAATTTTCTCAGCGTCACTTTACTTCCTTCTGACTTTCAATtcatctttcttcttctccatcaccatctccatctccattgATCTCCGTCTTGGCGCCGAATACCGTGCCACCCACCAGCATGGCCGACCCACCGGACGCATCCGTATCGGCGAACGACTTTCAGGACATCGCTCCAGTCTCTGCGCCGATCGCTACGCCGCTCACAAGCACGTCAGGCGCACCAGATACGAATCcggaagagagagaggatcCACCACCGAAGGACTTGGTCATTATCGCAGGAGGGGACATTCTTCTCAAATGCAGAGACTCGGGGAGAGTCCTTGTGTCATCCTTGATGCTCAGTCACACCTCTCCAGTCTTCAAGGCTATGCTTGGTCCCAATTTTGCAGAAGGCCAAGGCACCCGAAGCGCCGCGCAGCCACAACAAATCGACTTTCCGGATGACGCTTCTTCCGGTATGCGTCTCCTGTGTGCGCTACTTCACAACTGCCCCTGCTTCCCCGGTCTAGATCTACCCAGCCCAAAGGGAGTTCGAAATCTCGCTATTGCGACTTCGCTGGCCGACAAGTACGGATGCATGGACGCCATCTCCTTGCAAGTTCAGGCTGTTTTCGCCCGATTCTCCAGCCGCCAAATCACGGACAACTCACCTATGACGGTCTTGTACGACCTGGCGACAGCGGCTTATTTGATGGGTCACGACGCCTACTTCTACATCTTCACAAAGCGTCTGGTTCTGGACTACAACGCACCTTATTCGGAATTGCTCCTTAGCGATTCGGTCGAGACACGAGATGTACTTGGGGCTATCTTTCTGCGTGAGTTCCTTGAAATTCCGTATTATCAAAGACCAGCTAAAGTCTAACGTCTACTAGTGAAGCTCGAGGACCAACGTAACAAGGCAATGCTGCACGTGAGCGAGACAATCCCAGCGATGAATATGTTCACTTGCGCTGTACACGGCTGCCGAAAGGTACTTCGATCTACTACATTCTTGGACTCATTCAGAAAAGCGATCGA encodes:
- a CDS encoding uncharacterized protein (Probable membrane protein with 3 transmembrane regions.), with product ISKGGRIDPITRTALRYTISPREYELLHAYLISRAPAKVQKKTPSPPRYEKITASSSEGGDYNTAAVRAALRVFVGLYSVLKGIEVVTGAIAKRRGGAAKTVNAAAVGPPRYKNARVALSFSSILLFHRLLHRFFLRIRTSLQEDNAAPFRRRNPGITKALTSKYTPALGASLAGFLLGLSPSDQMRVTIAIYALSRSLEYGYNALAENGYIWGKDSESRPWWFGSWMLVPFTCGQLLHAFVFDRDCFPEAFGAFILKRSPEYIQIRPANYPSNKPWPHTFDIVDGLAEISKLKWPPFVSPILFPNNKQTLPGSIAVQRLAPITAPAHPGTKHTSCAILHPHDPSCARTYLKYWITAFPAIAKFFTLFYGAFALLGYKSLIAAPAPFLNRVSKRILAMSIFVAGSIGTSWGSICLFHTFLPRTTLPTQRWFLGGFLGGMWAFVARHRERDNFMYSLRMSVDSLWKVGKKHGWWRGVKNGDVLVFVASLALVDFVYEKNPGAVQGKVIRKGMGMLRGDGWVDRAEAVKEVEEEEEKKL